One genomic segment of Bacteroides caccae includes these proteins:
- a CDS encoding RagB/SusD family nutrient uptake outer membrane protein, with amino-acid sequence MNIIKTVCTATVVLMAGMLTSCSDYLDVSKELAQNLDKEEVFSKAKYIKQWYGEIYQTCPNYSEAGLDVQNSNGTVNAQAIYSGEIVCAHPSVLKFGQNTFTPSSTTHNRWWNCYKQIRQAMIFLDMAPESIGDPINADGYISVEEMRRYKADVTYLLAYNYFLLFEFYGPTPIIPETADPSDESLDYARASVDEMVGHIDQLLESVINGEYRDDLPETIKTGTGDDTSHDNSMYNLREILRPTKAAALALRARLWVYAASPLFNGGYKEALSLTNHDGKRLFPDRDDNKWQTAKTHLEALLRFAEAHGMDLYYSKERDPHTSIYELFQHYNDEILWANGNNDYNDGVTAKMEARTIPGDIPSAMGNVGFYQNIVDLFFTNSGLDISEDPDYNENGFTNWVNVCNNKQHVDKHIFNMYVNREPRFYADVTYEGKSWHIQRSSYPDWGAHFSKGGAGYRDNTMHARAGYLLYKFNNRTLLKEGSYPTDWGRPWIYFRLADFYLYYAEVCNEINPNDENVIKYLDLVRERAGIPGYKELATKPAPYGKNIIGNQDLQREAIYRERIIEMLGEGNYYFDMHRWMRAGWSQDEATGEWIKDNENKLLIRYGMDISKEAVKKYNSAKNTAIEFYDKIGEDSYYNRIVVDRYPWSKAMLLYPVPYNEMQKSKLTVQNPLWN; translated from the coding sequence ATGAATATTATAAAAACAGTATGTACAGCAACCGTCGTATTAATGGCAGGTATGTTGACCTCTTGCTCAGATTATTTGGATGTTTCTAAAGAACTTGCTCAAAATTTGGACAAGGAAGAAGTGTTTTCCAAAGCTAAATATATCAAACAATGGTATGGAGAAATCTATCAAACCTGTCCGAACTATTCGGAAGCAGGTTTGGATGTGCAAAATTCAAATGGAACCGTTAATGCGCAAGCTATCTATTCAGGAGAAATCGTTTGTGCTCATCCTAGTGTGTTGAAATTCGGACAGAATACTTTTACTCCTAGTAGTACCACTCACAACCGTTGGTGGAATTGTTATAAACAAATTCGCCAGGCAATGATCTTTTTGGATATGGCACCTGAAAGCATAGGTGATCCGATCAATGCTGACGGTTATATTTCAGTAGAAGAGATGCGCCGTTATAAGGCGGATGTTACTTATCTGCTTGCTTATAACTATTTCTTGTTATTTGAATTCTATGGTCCTACACCTATTATTCCCGAGACAGCTGATCCATCAGATGAGAGCCTTGATTATGCACGTGCATCTGTTGATGAAATGGTAGGACACATTGATCAGTTATTAGAATCTGTTATAAACGGTGAATATAGGGATGATCTGCCTGAAACGATAAAAACAGGGACAGGGGATGATACCAGCCATGACAACAGTATGTACAATCTTCGTGAAATCCTGCGTCCTACAAAAGCGGCTGCTTTAGCATTACGTGCACGTTTGTGGGTATATGCAGCTTCTCCTCTGTTTAATGGAGGCTATAAAGAAGCGTTGAGTTTGACAAATCATGATGGAAAGCGTCTTTTCCCCGATCGTGATGATAACAAATGGCAAACTGCCAAGACACATCTTGAAGCTTTGTTGAGATTTGCCGAAGCACATGGTATGGATCTTTATTATTCCAAAGAGAGAGATCCTCATACATCAATATATGAATTGTTCCAACATTATAACGATGAGATTCTTTGGGCTAACGGAAATAACGATTATAATGATGGCGTCACTGCTAAAATGGAAGCTCGTACAATCCCTGGAGATATTCCTAGTGCTATGGGTAATGTAGGTTTTTATCAGAATATTGTCGATTTGTTCTTTACGAATAGTGGATTGGATATTAGTGAAGATCCTGATTATAATGAAAACGGATTTACGAACTGGGTAAATGTTTGTAATAATAAGCAACATGTAGACAAGCACATCTTCAATATGTATGTTAATCGCGAGCCCCGTTTTTATGCTGATGTTACATACGAAGGAAAGAGCTGGCATATACAAAGAAGCAGTTACCCAGATTGGGGAGCTCATTTTAGTAAAGGTGGTGCAGGCTATAGAGATAACACTATGCATGCACGCGCAGGCTATTTACTTTATAAGTTTAATAACCGTACGTTGCTGAAAGAAGGATCGTATCCAACGGATTGGGGACGTCCTTGGATCTATTTCCGTTTAGCAGACTTCTACTTGTACTATGCAGAAGTATGTAATGAGATAAATCCGAACGATGAAAATGTAATTAAGTATCTGGATTTGGTGCGTGAACGTGCTGGTATTCCCGGATATAAGGAACTGGCTACGAAACCTGCACCTTATGGAAAGAACATAATAGGAAATCAGGATTTGCAGCGTGAAGCTATCTATCGTGAACGTATTATTGAAATGTTGGGAGAAGGGAACTATTATTTTGATATGCATAGATGGATGCGTGCAGGATGGTCACAGGATGAGGCTACTGGTGAATGGATTAAAGATAATGAGAATAAACTGTTGATACGTTATGGTATGGACATCAGTAAAGAAGCAGTAAAAAAGTACAATAGTGCTAAAAACACTGCAATTGAATTTTATGATAAAATTGGTGAAGATTCATACTACAACCGTATTGTGGTAGATAGATATCCATGGTCAAAAGCTATGTTGCTTTATCCTGTACCTTACAATGAAATGCAGAAGAGTAAATTGACGGTTCAAAATCCGTTATGGAATTAA
- a CDS encoding glycoside hydrolase family 2 protein: protein MKFKFTFVLLVLIGQFFSLTAREVTSFNEGWLFKRGPFSEDPVKVVAQWEGKWETVNLPHTWNAKDMQVKAASFYEGVGYYKKKQFFNEELKGKRVFLRFEGVGANTEVYVNSKLVGTHKGGYSAFAFEIGTALKFGAENEIMVKADNTARPDVIPVNHSLFGVYGGIYRPVWLIVTEQNNITVTDCASPGVYITQKNVSKRSADITVKVKLDNGSLTPANLVLENTLYTQEGKRVASHRLPLELTPQGTQTYFSTFKLNKPHLWQGRKDPYLYKVVSRLVSEGKVIDEVIQPLGVRKFEVVAGKGFYLNDEKYPMYGVTRHQDWWGLGSALTNKEHDFDLAQIMDVGATTVRFAHYQQSDYLYSRCDSLGLVIWAEIPFVNRVTGYEAENAQSQLRELIRQSFNHPSIYVWGLHNEVYQPHEYTAGLTQVLHNLAKTEDPDRYTVAVNGFGHAEHAVNQNTDIQGMNRYFGWYEKKLQDIEPWVKGLEEKYPWQKLMLTEYGADANLEHQTEYLGDALNWGKPFYPETFQTKTHEYQWSVISKHPYIIASYLWNMFDFAVPMWSRGGVPARNLKGLMTFDRKIKKDSYYWYKANWSKEPVLYLTQRRNADRERKQTSVTVYSNIGTPIVYLNGKELTGIRKGYTDVHYVFDNVTLEQGKNVIRTVATHNGKEYTDEIEWNYTGEKKRNADSRENKNEHAGW, encoded by the coding sequence ATGAAGTTCAAATTTACATTCGTTTTGTTAGTATTGATCGGGCAGTTTTTCTCTCTCACTGCCCGGGAAGTGACCTCTTTCAATGAAGGTTGGTTATTCAAACGCGGTCCTTTTTCGGAAGACCCAGTAAAAGTTGTTGCTCAATGGGAGGGGAAATGGGAAACTGTAAATCTGCCTCACACATGGAATGCTAAAGATATGCAGGTAAAGGCTGCTTCTTTTTATGAAGGAGTTGGCTATTACAAGAAAAAACAATTCTTTAATGAAGAATTGAAAGGGAAGCGTGTGTTTCTTCGGTTTGAAGGTGTGGGCGCAAACACCGAGGTATATGTTAACAGTAAGCTTGTAGGAACCCATAAAGGAGGTTATAGTGCTTTTGCTTTTGAGATAGGAACAGCTTTGAAATTTGGAGCTGAGAATGAAATCATGGTAAAAGCTGATAATACTGCACGACCGGATGTTATTCCGGTGAATCATAGCCTTTTCGGAGTGTATGGAGGTATTTATCGCCCGGTATGGCTAATTGTTACTGAACAAAATAATATAACAGTTACCGATTGTGCTTCTCCAGGTGTTTATATTACTCAGAAAAATGTTTCGAAACGTTCTGCAGATATTACTGTAAAAGTAAAATTAGACAATGGCAGCCTTACTCCTGCGAATTTAGTACTTGAAAATACTCTCTATACCCAAGAAGGAAAGAGAGTTGCTTCACATCGTCTTCCTTTGGAATTAACTCCTCAGGGAACGCAGACTTATTTTTCAACTTTTAAATTAAACAAACCTCATCTTTGGCAGGGACGTAAAGATCCTTATTTGTATAAGGTCGTTTCACGTTTGGTATCAGAAGGAAAGGTTATTGATGAAGTTATCCAGCCTTTGGGTGTTCGTAAGTTTGAGGTTGTTGCTGGTAAAGGATTTTATCTGAATGATGAGAAATATCCGATGTATGGTGTAACTCGTCATCAGGATTGGTGGGGATTAGGAAGTGCTTTAACTAATAAAGAACATGATTTTGATTTAGCACAGATAATGGACGTAGGGGCCACAACTGTCCGTTTCGCCCATTATCAACAATCAGATTATCTCTATTCTCGTTGTGATTCTTTGGGATTGGTTATTTGGGCTGAAATCCCTTTTGTGAATCGTGTGACAGGATACGAAGCGGAAAACGCACAGTCTCAGCTTCGTGAGTTGATTCGTCAGAGTTTTAATCACCCTTCTATCTATGTTTGGGGGTTACATAATGAGGTATATCAACCTCACGAATATACAGCCGGGCTGACGCAGGTACTTCATAATCTTGCCAAGACAGAGGACCCGGATCGTTATACTGTAGCTGTCAATGGTTTCGGACATGCTGAACATGCAGTGAATCAGAATACAGATATTCAGGGGATGAACCGCTATTTCGGATGGTATGAGAAGAAGCTACAAGATATTGAACCATGGGTGAAAGGATTGGAAGAAAAGTACCCGTGGCAAAAGCTGATGTTGACAGAATATGGTGCGGATGCCAATTTGGAACATCAGACTGAATATCTCGGTGATGCATTGAATTGGGGAAAACCTTTTTATCCGGAAACATTCCAGACTAAAACGCATGAATATCAATGGAGTGTTATTTCGAAACATCCTTATATCATTGCTTCTTATCTATGGAATATGTTTGATTTTGCTGTGCCGATGTGGAGTCGGGGTGGTGTACCTGCTCGTAACTTGAAAGGCTTGATGACTTTTGACCGGAAAATCAAGAAGGATTCTTATTATTGGTATAAAGCCAACTGGAGCAAGGAGCCTGTATTGTATTTGACGCAGCGCCGAAATGCGGATCGTGAGCGGAAACAGACCTCTGTGACAGTTTATTCTAATATTGGTACTCCTATAGTATATCTTAATGGTAAAGAATTGACTGGTATTCGCAAGGGATATACTGATGTACATTATGTTTTTGATAATGTAACACTGGAACAAGGTAAAAATGTAATAAGAACCGTTGCAACACATAACGGAAAAGAATACACGGACGAAATTGAATGGAATTATACAGGAGAAAAGAAACGCAATGCTGACTCGCGTGAGAATAAGAACGAACATGCTGGTTGGTAA
- a CDS encoding TonB-dependent receptor, with translation MEKKTSKLLMEYKKFYLLIIVCLFSIGIFAQSGTEKISISFSKIPLKEAMARVEKASGYLFSYDATEINAEQLVSLNCKNEEVRLALRKMFEPTNITFKFQNKQIVLSLSSKDALTSKKGATKTVTGTVSDGAGEPIIGATVIVKGTINGVLTDMDGKYTIKAREGEVLEFRYIGYNSVEQKVKDKSVINIAMAESNVNLDDVVVIGYGSQKKESVVSSVNTMKPAEIAIPTRSLSNTIAGQVAGVIAIQRSGEPGNDDADFWIRGQSSYAGGTSPLVLVDGVPRSMNDLDTDEIETFTVLKDAAATAVYGSEGANGVVLITTKRGRAQKTIISFNAQYSIATPTRMPELMNSWDYLSMWNEASWNDAGNPNWDNYVQNSAPYSAEALARYRDGVDPDLYPNSIWTDLLSNNTQNQRYTVNLRGGSEKTKFFVSGAYYKENGMFKSNPLDDYNANIGLERYNLRSNVDMDITPTTKLSVDMSGQYRTQNNPGNSSDQIFKHIILFPTHLVPFTWSDGTAAVCDTDADGRYNPYNLLNYSGYSKKWSVAMQTKATLRQKLDFITKGLSVQGSISFDADFSSTLKRSASPDKYTVTGRDENGLLIKKLFDEGSPLGEASVSTSSGTKKIYIEAQLNYERTFAKKHAVTGTFVYNQKETQYQGSRKSNGAEDVGGLKLLPYRKQNIVMRGTYAYDNRYVLEASFGATGSENFAPGNRWGVFPAVGAAWNVHAERFMQKENILNILSKLRLRASYGLTGNDNTGGNRFVYRELLTDSGSQNVGLNPGTNGGPTNDMGRIYENTFAAPYISWEIEKKSNFGIDMGLFRGRVDITADYFHNRREDILIQRVTIPTATGFRQNPWQNFGVTTNEGFDASITVKHNIGKDWVLSARGNVTYAVNKIIEKDEIPQAYPWLAQTGTSIGTNKIYVAEGLFTNQDFIITEKSDGSYNYKLKDGIATYAADVKPGDIKYKDLNGDGVIDDNDQTYYSGIYPNNPQLVYGFGLNVQYKGIYAGVFFQGVGRTSVNLKANTSYFVPFANGKDQSSARVQAADHWSASDPNNMNVLYPRLHTNEYSNNTLNSTWWYRNGSFLRLKNVELGYQFDKKLVQRWKMQNLRIYVQGSNLAVWDHVKMWDPEIGNSGARYPINATWTFGLDVTF, from the coding sequence ATGGAAAAAAAAACATCTAAATTACTTATGGAATACAAGAAATTTTATTTATTAATTATCGTATGCCTCTTTTCTATAGGAATATTCGCTCAGAGCGGTACGGAGAAGATTAGCATTTCGTTTAGTAAAATACCTTTAAAAGAAGCTATGGCAAGAGTAGAGAAGGCTTCGGGGTATTTGTTCTCTTATGATGCGACTGAAATAAATGCAGAACAATTGGTAAGTCTGAACTGCAAGAATGAAGAAGTGCGTCTGGCGCTTCGTAAAATGTTTGAACCGACTAATATTACATTCAAATTTCAGAATAAACAAATAGTATTGTCGCTTTCTTCTAAAGACGCGTTGACTTCTAAAAAAGGAGCTACTAAAACTGTTACAGGTACCGTTTCCGATGGAGCAGGGGAGCCTATTATTGGTGCCACAGTAATAGTGAAAGGCACTATTAACGGTGTATTAACCGATATGGATGGTAAATACACTATTAAAGCAAGAGAAGGTGAAGTTTTGGAATTCCGCTATATTGGTTATAATAGTGTTGAACAGAAAGTAAAGGATAAAAGTGTTATCAACATTGCTATGGCGGAATCGAATGTAAATCTGGATGACGTTGTTGTTATTGGTTACGGTTCACAAAAGAAAGAAAGTGTAGTATCTTCTGTGAATACAATGAAACCTGCAGAGATTGCTATACCAACGCGTAGTTTATCAAATACGATTGCTGGTCAGGTTGCTGGTGTGATTGCCATTCAACGTTCTGGAGAACCGGGAAATGATGATGCCGATTTTTGGATTCGTGGTCAAAGTTCATACGCAGGTGGTACGAGTCCATTGGTGTTGGTGGATGGTGTTCCTCGTAGCATGAATGATCTTGACACAGATGAAATTGAGACATTTACTGTCTTGAAAGATGCTGCTGCTACTGCTGTATATGGTTCTGAAGGTGCTAATGGTGTAGTTTTGATTACAACAAAACGTGGGCGTGCACAAAAAACTATTATCAGCTTCAACGCACAATATAGTATTGCTACTCCTACCCGTATGCCGGAGTTGATGAACTCTTGGGATTATTTATCAATGTGGAATGAAGCGTCTTGGAATGATGCGGGTAATCCTAATTGGGATAATTATGTGCAAAATAGCGCTCCATACAGTGCAGAAGCGTTGGCAAGGTATCGGGATGGAGTTGATCCGGATTTATACCCGAATTCTATTTGGACCGACTTATTATCTAATAACACGCAGAATCAACGTTATACAGTGAATCTGCGAGGAGGTTCGGAAAAAACTAAGTTCTTTGTATCAGGAGCTTATTATAAGGAAAATGGTATGTTTAAATCGAATCCATTGGATGACTACAATGCCAATATCGGATTGGAACGTTATAATTTGCGCTCCAATGTAGATATGGATATTACTCCGACGACCAAACTTTCCGTTGATATGAGTGGACAATACAGAACTCAAAATAACCCAGGAAATTCTTCTGACCAGATTTTTAAACATATCATACTTTTCCCGACTCATTTGGTACCTTTTACATGGTCGGACGGGACTGCTGCAGTTTGTGATACAGATGCGGATGGACGTTATAATCCTTATAATTTACTTAATTATTCCGGTTATTCTAAGAAATGGTCTGTAGCAATGCAAACTAAGGCAACTTTGAGACAAAAACTCGACTTCATAACGAAAGGACTGTCTGTTCAAGGTAGTATAAGTTTTGATGCAGATTTCAGTTCTACTTTAAAACGTTCGGCGAGTCCGGATAAATATACCGTCACAGGTAGAGATGAAAACGGTTTGCTTATCAAAAAACTATTTGACGAAGGTAGCCCGCTTGGAGAAGCTTCTGTCAGTACAAGTAGTGGTACTAAAAAAATATATATTGAAGCACAATTGAATTACGAACGTACTTTTGCTAAAAAGCATGCTGTTACAGGAACTTTTGTATATAATCAAAAAGAAACTCAATACCAAGGTTCCAGAAAATCTAACGGAGCAGAAGACGTTGGTGGTTTGAAACTGTTGCCTTATCGTAAACAGAATATTGTAATGCGGGGTACTTATGCTTATGATAATCGTTATGTATTAGAAGCTAGTTTTGGTGCAACAGGTAGCGAAAATTTCGCTCCAGGTAACCGTTGGGGTGTTTTTCCTGCAGTAGGAGCTGCTTGGAATGTACATGCCGAGAGATTTATGCAAAAGGAGAATATCTTGAATATTCTTAGTAAATTACGTTTGAGGGCTTCTTATGGTCTTACAGGAAATGACAATACAGGAGGTAACCGTTTTGTATATAGAGAGTTATTGACTGATAGCGGTAGTCAAAATGTAGGCTTGAATCCCGGAACTAATGGTGGCCCTACTAATGATATGGGAAGAATTTATGAAAACACATTTGCTGCTCCATATATTAGTTGGGAAATAGAGAAGAAAAGCAATTTCGGTATTGATATGGGATTATTCCGTGGTCGTGTTGATATTACTGCTGATTATTTTCATAATCGACGGGAAGACATTTTGATTCAGCGTGTAACTATTCCTACGGCTACTGGTTTCCGTCAAAATCCATGGCAGAATTTTGGTGTAACGACTAATGAAGGTTTTGATGCTAGTATTACAGTTAAACATAATATCGGAAAAGACTGGGTGCTTTCAGCTAGAGGTAATGTAACATATGCTGTTAACAAGATTATAGAAAAGGATGAGATTCCACAGGCTTATCCATGGCTTGCTCAAACTGGTACTTCTATCGGGACAAATAAAATATATGTAGCGGAAGGATTATTTACCAATCAGGATTTTATTATTACTGAAAAATCAGATGGTAGTTATAATTACAAATTAAAAGATGGAATTGCTACTTATGCTGCTGATGTGAAGCCTGGTGATATTAAATATAAAGACTTGAATGGTGATGGTGTTATTGACGATAATGACCAGACTTATTATAGTGGCATTTATCCAAATAATCCGCAACTTGTTTATGGTTTCGGACTTAATGTACAATATAAAGGTATTTATGCCGGTGTATTTTTCCAGGGAGTAGGTAGAACATCCGTTAACTTGAAAGCAAACACTAGTTATTTTGTCCCATTTGCTAATGGAAAAGATCAATCTTCTGCACGTGTACAAGCTGCCGATCATTGGAGTGCAAGTGATCCTAATAATATGAATGTTTTATACCCTCGTTTACATACCAATGAATATAGCAATAATACGCTGAATAGTACATGGTGGTACAGAAATGGAAGTTTTCTCCGTCTGAAGAATGTGGAACTTGGTTATCAGTTTGATAAAAAATTGGTGCAGAGATGGAAGATGCAGAATCTTCGCATTTATGTGCAGGGAAGTAATCTTGCTGTGTGGGATCATGTTAAAATGTGGGATCCGGAAATTGGAAACAGTGGTGCAAGATATCCGATTAACGCGACTTGGACTTTTGGTCTTGATGTGACTTTTTAA
- a CDS encoding alpha-L-fucosidase gives MKSKLITLFLLLVTIGSITSAQGIKEEISLKYGATNEGKRQDPAMQKFRDNRLGAFIHWGLYAIPGGEWNGKMYGGAAEWLKSWAKVPADEWLKLMDQWNPTKFDAKKWARMAKEMGAKYVKITTKHHEGFCLWPSKYTQYTVANTPYKKDLLGEMVKAYNDEGIDVHFYFSVMDWSHPDYRYSIKSEEDSIAFSRFLEFTDNQLKELATRYPTVKDFWFDGTWDASIKKNGWWTAHVEQMLKEMLPGVTINSRLRADDKGKRHFDSNGRLMGDYESGYERRLPDPVKDLKVTQWDWEACMTVPENQWGYHKDWSLSYVKTPIEVLDRIVHAVSMGGNMVVNFGPQADGDFRPEEKALATAIGKWMSRYGKAVYACDYAGFDKQDWGYYTRGKNGEVYMVVFNQPYSERLIVKTPKGISVEKASLLDTNEDIKVVETARNEYNVSVPKKNPGEPYVIQLKVRAAKGTKGIYRDALT, from the coding sequence ATGAAAAGCAAATTAATAACATTATTCTTACTATTAGTTACTATTGGTTCGATAACCTCCGCTCAGGGAATTAAAGAAGAAATCTCTTTAAAATATGGAGCAACGAATGAGGGGAAGCGACAGGATCCTGCAATGCAAAAATTCCGGGATAATCGTTTGGGAGCCTTTATTCATTGGGGATTGTATGCCATTCCTGGGGGTGAATGGAACGGAAAAATGTACGGTGGGGCTGCTGAATGGTTGAAGAGTTGGGCAAAAGTACCTGCTGATGAATGGCTGAAACTGATGGATCAATGGAATCCTACCAAATTTGATGCAAAGAAGTGGGCAAGAATGGCTAAAGAGATGGGAGCTAAGTATGTAAAGATAACAACGAAGCATCATGAAGGTTTCTGTTTGTGGCCGAGTAAATATACTCAATATACGGTAGCGAATACTCCTTATAAAAAAGACTTGTTGGGCGAAATGGTAAAAGCCTACAACGATGAAGGTATTGATGTACATTTCTATTTTTCAGTGATGGATTGGAGCCATCCGGATTATCGTTACAGTATAAAATCTGAAGAAGATAGTATTGCGTTCAGCCGTTTTCTGGAGTTTACAGACAATCAATTGAAAGAACTGGCCACACGTTATCCTACAGTGAAAGATTTCTGGTTTGATGGTACATGGGATGCAAGTATTAAGAAGAATGGTTGGTGGACAGCTCATGTGGAACAAATGCTGAAGGAGATGCTTCCGGGGGTTACTATTAATAGCCGTCTGCGTGCCGATGATAAAGGAAAACGTCATTTCGATAGTAATGGTCGTTTGATGGGAGATTATGAATCAGGTTACGAACGTCGTTTACCCGATCCAGTAAAAGACCTTAAGGTTACACAATGGGATTGGGAGGCTTGTATGACTGTACCCGAAAACCAATGGGGATATCATAAAGACTGGTCATTGAGTTATGTCAAAACTCCGATTGAAGTACTTGATCGTATTGTACATGCTGTTTCTATGGGAGGAAATATGGTTGTAAACTTTGGTCCTCAAGCAGATGGAGATTTTCGTCCGGAAGAAAAAGCTTTGGCGACTGCTATCGGCAAATGGATGAGTCGTTATGGAAAGGCCGTTTATGCCTGTGATTATGCCGGATTCGACAAGCAGGATTGGGGATATTACACACGCGGTAAAAATGGTGAAGTGTATATGGTGGTATTCAATCAACCATATAGTGAACGTTTGATAGTAAAAACCCCGAAAGGAATTTCAGTTGAAAAAGCTTCTTTATTAGATACTAACGAAGATATCAAAGTTGTTGAAACAGCTCGTAACGAATATAATGTATCTGTTCCCAAGAAGAATCCGGGTGAACCTTATGTTATTCAGCTTAAGGTGCGTGCAGCTAAAGGAACAAAAGGTATTTATCGGGATGCTTTAACATAA